From the Leptospira congkakensis genome, the window CGGACTTTCTACCGCATCTATGTACGCAGGCCTTCAAAAAAGTTTACAAAAACCCTATGGTTCCCAAGTATGGAAATCTCTGGCAGAGGATTTAATTCGAAGTCTTCAGGTCGGGGATTGGGCATACCTGCAAAACAGGCTTGAGAACGAGTTTGAAAAAATCGCTTTTCAGACCCAACCCTTACTAAAGGAATTGAGATTAGGGTTTTTTGAGTCGGGAGCAGTCTATGCTTCTTTATCGGGTTCGGGTTCTTGCTTTTACGGCATTTATCCTTCAGATAGGGAAAGAGACGAGGCCCTTCGCATTGTCTCCAATCGATTTCCCGATATGGAATTTCGAACGTTCTCTTTTTAGAAACTGGCCTGTAGCCAAGCGGTAAGGCAGCGGTTTTTGGTATCGCCATTCCCTAGGTTCGAATCCTAGCAGGCCAGCCAGTTTTAAAAGATCCGATAGAACGAACGATGAACCTACATAATACTGTAACTGCTGTTATTTTGGCGGCGGGGAAAGGAACTCGAATGAAGAGTGAACTTCCCAAGGTTGCGGTTGTACTGAACGAATCCCCACTTTTACTTCACGTTCTTCGTAATATCGAATCCGCCGGCATCGAACGAAAAGTCGTCGTTGTTGGTTACCGCAAAGATATCGTTACCGATATCGCAAAATCATTCTCCGGTGTAGAATTTGCCGAACAAACAGAACAATTGGGAACAGGACATGCTGTCCTTTCGGCAGAAACTCAATTAGCACCTTATACTGGCTATACGATAGTTGCCTGTGGCGATGCCCCTCTCATTTCTGCAAAATCGTTTTCTGAACTTATAGAACTTCATAAAACCAACGGATACTCAGCGACTGTTCTTTCCGCCAAGATGGAAAATCCAACGGGTTATGGTCGTATCATTCGTTCTGCAGATGACGGCAGCCTTTTACGCATTGTAGAAGAAAAAGATGCAAGTCCTGAAGAGAAAGTTGTGAACGAAGTGAACACTGGAACCTATTGTTTCAACACTGAGGATTTGTTTGGTGCCTTAAAACAAATTGGTAATCACAATGCTCAAAAAGAATATTACCTTACAGACGTGATTAAAATTTTTAGAACTTTGGGAAAAAAAGTCGGAGCAAAAACTTTGGCAAATGCGTTAGAAAGCCACGGTATCAATTCTCCTGATGATTTGGCTCTCGCAAAACAATATATAGATAAAGGGTTGGTTGGAGTATGAATCCCAGCGAAGTAGTTGTATTTTCTGGAAATGCAAATAGACCTCTTGCCGAGGAAATTTGTAAACATCTGGGCATTCCGAACGGCCAAATCTCTGTAAAGAGATTCTCCGATGGAGAAAGTTCTGTAAAAATCGAAGAAAACGTTCGTGGCCGTGATGTGTTTGTGGTTCAATCCATAAGCTATCCAGCTAACGACAGCTTAATGGAACTTTTACTCATCATCGATGCTGCAAGAAGAGCATCTGCGCGTCGAATCACTGCGGTCATTCCTTATTATGGTTATGGACGCCAAGATAGAAAAGTGGAACCACGGGTTCCGATTTCTGCTCGTATGGTTGCTGATTTGATTGAAACTGTTGGTCCAGATCGTGTCCTTACTATGGACTTACACGCAGACCAAATCCAAGGATTCTTTCGTATTCCTGTAGACCATTTGTATTTCTCGCCAGTCCTTGCTGAGTATATCAACTCACTGGGTATGGAAGACCTCGTGATTGTTTCTCCAGATTCTGGTGGAGCTGAGAGAGCCCGTAACTTTGGTAAAAAAGTAAACGGATCACTTGCCATCATCGACAAACGTAGACCAAAAGCTAACGAGTCTGTGGTGATGCATGTCATTGGTGAAATCAAAGATAAAAACTGTTTATTATTGGATGATATGATTGATACAGGGGGAACCATTGCGAAAGCAGCCACTGCCCTGTACCAAAATGGAGCAAAATCGGTATTATGTTGTGCATCTCACGGAGTTCTCTCTGGAGAAGCGCCAATTAAATTGAATGAAGGTAACTTCAAACAAATCGTGCTCTCAAATTCTATCGCCATTCCGGAGACCAAAAAAATAAATCACTTGAAAACGCTCTCCATCGCCCCACTCTTTGCTAAAGCCATCGAGCGGATTCATAACGAAGAATCAATCTCTAGTCTGTTTTCATAACTTTAAGGAACATAATCATGGAAAAAATCAGTATCAAAGCACAAACAAGAACTTCTAAAGGAAAAGGTCCTGCAAGAAGAATGCGTGTGGAAGGTTTAGTACCGGCGAACATCATCGGAAACGGTGAAGCAAGATCGGCAAGTGTTGTCGAAAAAGAAATCCAAAGACTCATCGACTCCGGAATCCGTAAGGCAACTCTCATCGACCTCGAACTTGATGGTAAAACAGAAAGAGTTTTCGTAAAAGAAATCCAAAGATTTCCACACACAGGTCAAATCCGTCACATCGACTTCTTTAAAGTAACTCCTGGTAAAAAAATCCTTACAACAGTAGCCATCAAAACTACTGGTGTTGCGAAAGGATCAAAAGCAGGTGGACAGTTCGAACATCTAGTTCATGAAATTAAAGTTAAATCTACTCCTGAAGACTTAACTGACGTAATCACATTAGATGTTGCAGGTTTGGATATCGGAATGATGATCAAAGTTTCTGAAATTCCTCACCCAGCATCTTGGGAAATCCTTGTGAATGGTGATCCAATTGTTGCTTCTTGTAGCAAAACAAAAGCGATCTTAGCTGCAGAACGTGCTGAAAAAGCAGAAGCAGACAACAAAGGGAAACCAGCAGCTAAAAAAGCTGGAAAGAAATAAGATCTACTTTTAGGAACCAATGAAGTTAATTGTAGGGCTGGGAAATCCTGGCGATAAGTATAATAACAATCGATCTAACATTGGTTTCAAGATTCTAGATGTCATTGCGAACAACATTGGCATCGAAATCAAAACAAAGAAAAAGAAATCTCTCATCGGTCGTGGTGACTTTGAAGGGGACGAAGTGGTTTTGCTCAAACCACAAACCTTCAGCGACCTATCCGGTGAGTCGGTTCTCTACATTGCCTCCTTTTTAAAAATCCAGGTAAAAGATATCGTTGTCATCCACGAGGACGTAGGCCTTGAACTCGGTCAGATCGTGGTCACCAAAGGTGGGGAAAACGACGTCAACCCTGGGGTCAACTCGGTTTCTGTCTCATTACGATCCCCCAATTTTATACGAATTCGGATCGGCGTTCTTAATTCGAGCTTCAATCCTAAAAAAAGAGAAGAATTTTTACGTGAAGATTTTGAGCCATTAGAGAACCTGAGTTTGATACAGATCATCAATGACGCCGAAGCGGCGATTCGTTCCATATCCATGGGGGATATTGACGAAGTGATTCAGAAATATCACCTTTGATTTCAGTCTAATCATCGAGAAGTCTTTACATGAATAAAAACATCAAAACCGTATTTCTATTTTTACTCGTATTCCTTGTCATTTTGGCAACGGTTTATAAAGGTCAGGACTTCGCTGGTAAACCCGACGAAATCAGTTATTCCGATTTTTTAAATATGGTAGAACCCATCGAAGGTAAAAAGCCGATCGGGAAAATTACCTCCAAAGACGGAAAGGAAGCTTCCGCAAAACAACAAATCATCATTGATCGTGAGCTCATTGAAGGTTGGTACATTCCTGAAAATAGTAAGGACAACAAACCAAAACTCTTCAAAACCAATGTAGCACAAGTGAACGATGATTTGGTGACAAAACTTCGTAAGTCACGCCTCAGTTTTACTGCTAAATCTACAGAAGAAAATAAGTTTTGGAGTGTTGTTTCTGGCATCATTCCTTGGTTATTCGCTCTTGGTATCATTTGGTTCATTATGATGCGCCAACTCCAAGCATCTGGTAACAAAGCATTTACCTTTGGTAAGTCTCGTGCCAAGATGAATGTGGATCCAAAAGTCAAAGTAACATTTAACGATGTTGCTGGATGTGAAGAAGCAAAAGTTGAGTTACTCGAAATCATTGAATTCTTAAAAGATCCAAAAAAATTCCAAGCCATTGGTGCAAGAATTCCGAAAGGAGTTCTACTCGTGGGTCCTCCAGGAACTGGTAAAACCTTACTTGCGAAAGCAGTTGCTGGAGAAGCAGGAGTTCCTTTCTTTTCCATTTCTGGATCTGACTTCGTAGAGATGTTTGTGGGTGTAGGAGCGTCGCGAGTACGTGATCTATTTGACCAAGGAAAAAAGAATGCACCTTGTATCATCTTTATCGATGAGATTGATGCTGTCGGTCGTCTTCGTGGTGCCGGCCTTGGTGGTGGTCATGACGAAAGAGAACAAACCCTCAATCAGATGTTAGTCGAGATGGACGGATTTGAAATGAACGAAGGTGTCATCGTGATGGCGGCAACAAACCGCGCGGATGTCCTTGACCCAGCCCTCCTTCGTCCCGGTCGTTTTGACAGACAAGTGATTGTAGATCTTCCTGATCTAAAAGGTCGTGAAGAGATTTTAGCAGTTCATGCTAAAAAAGTTCCGTTAGTATCTGATATTTCTCTGAACTCCATTGCACGCGGAACTCCTGGATTTACAGGAGCAGATCTTGCCAACCTCATCAACGAAGCGGCCCTTCTTGCAGCACGACGTAACAAAAAACGTGTGACCCAAGAAGAATTGGAAGAAGCTCGCGATAAGGTGATGATGGGACCGGAACGTAAGTCCATGTTCATCTCTGACAAAGAGAAAGAAATGACCGCTTACCATGAAGCGGGACATGCCCTTCTTGGCACCTTACTACCGTATACCGAACCGGTTCATAAAGTAACCATCATCCCTCGCGGACGTGCCCTTGGTCTTACTCAATCATTACCTGTGGAAGACAGACATTCCTATCGTAAAAACTATTGTTTGGATCGAATTGTAATGTCTATGGGTGGATACATTGCCGAAGAACTGATCTTTGGTGATCCTTCCAATGGATCTTCTAATGACATCCAACAAGCAACAAACATTGCTCGTCGTATGGTTTGTGAATGGGGAATGTCTGAAAAACTCGGAACCATCCATTACGGATCTGGTGAAACTTCTCCATTTATGGGAAGAGATTACGGACATACTAGCAAACCTTACTCTGAAGAATTTGCAGCAATGATCGACCAAGAAGTCAAACGGATCATCCAAACTTGTCTCGACAAAGGTCGCGATTTGGTGAAAAAGAACCAAAAGAAATTGGATGCGATTGCCAAAGCGCTTCTTGCAAAAGAAACCATTGATGCTCAGGAACTAACAGACATTGTCCAACCATCCTTTGATAAATTCTCTGATTCCAAATCGGGATTAGGATCTAAAAAAGGAAAAGGTGCTTCGGCAACAAAACCTGCATACTCTTCCTAAGAGACATCAATGAAGTATTGGCTCTTTAAAACAGAACCAGATGTATTTTCCATCGACGACCTAATAAGAGAAAAACTCTCTTATTGGGAAGGTGTGAGGAACTACCAAGCACGTAACTATCTCCGCGACGAAGTCAAATTAGGTGATATAGTTTTATTTTATCATAGTAGACTTGATCCACCTGGGATTGTAGGAATTGCCGAAGTGGCAAAGGAAGCAACTCCCGATCCGTATCAATTTGATCCGAACCATAAATACTTTGACCCCAAACTGAAAGGAACAGAACCACGATGGTTTGGAGTCCACTTAAAACCTCATACAAAGTTTAAAGAATTAATTCCTTTGGATACACTTCGTACAACGAAGGGATTGGAAAAAATGGTGGTGACTCAAAAAGGATCGCGGTTGTCCATCCAACCAGTGACTAAGAAGGAATTTGACATCGTTGTCAAAATGGCAAAGTAAAGATCTTAAAGAGACTTCAATTCATTGCGTAAATAATTTCTTTTAATTTTTCTAGGGTGATGGGTTTTACAATATAATTTCCACTAAGATTGTATTTCTCTGCCCTTCTCATATCATCCTCGCTAGACGAACTAGTGACAATGTATATGGTAATTTTCTGATCTAGAGAGATAGAAGTAATTTCGTCTAAAAATTGCCAACCATCCCAAACCGGCATATTCAAATCTAATAAAATTAAATCAGGTAAAGTTTCGGATTTAGAAATTCGAGAGACAAGCATATCATACGCATCTTTACCGTTTTGGCAAACAAGAGTCTGTTTCACAAGCCCCGATAGGGAAATGATTTGTTTTGTCAAAAAAAGATGAACGGGATCATCTTCCACAACACAGGCTAAATTAATTTCATTCATAGGGTAAAAATACAGTAAACTTTGTACCCAATCCTACGGTACTTTCAACCTCTATTTTTCCTCCCATCGTTTCTATTTGGTTTTTTGAAATGAATAATCCAACTCCCCTCGCCTCAATATTTTCATGAAATGTTTTATACATTCCAAAAAGTTTATCTCCATGTTTTTTGAGGTCAATTCCTTGCCCATTGTCTTCAAATTGAACTTCTATGAATTTATTTTTACGAATTCCAGAGATTTTTAGAAAACTATCCCGATCATTTGCTTTGTATTTAATGGCATTGGTGATTAAATTTAAAACAATACTATCTAGATAAGCAGGAATGACACGAACCAGAAATTGATTTGGTAGATTTATCTCTACTTTTAGTTTTGATTCTAAAATTTGTAAGGCCAAACTTTCTAAATTTTTCTGAACCACCTGCTCAATATCAACCAATTCATAATTTTCCTGGGCTAAGTTTACCTTAATGACTGCCGTAAGATCTTCGATTGTACGTTTTAGATTTTCTGTGGCTCCAAGTAACAATGACATCATTTCATTTTGAAAATAGTCAGGGTAGGTTCTTTGTAAAATATCCATCATCCCACTAATTCCAAAACTATGAGAACGTAAATTATGAGAGACGATGTTAGTGAAATTTTTTAACCGATGGTTTTGTTCGTTTGTAATGTCGAGTAACGATTGGATTTCTGCTTCTGCTTTTTTAAGTTCCGAAATATCAACTGCTACACCGAGATAACCAGATATTTTATCATTTTGTTTTACGGCAGTTATGGACAAAAGAACAGGAAATGTAGATCCATCTTTTCTTTTATGTGTCCATTCCAAGGTATTTGGTTTTCCAATTTTTGCATTGTAAGTTAAAATCTCAAATCCTTCGAGGGAACGATTGTATTCGCTAGAAAGTAACTTTCCTCTATTTTCTACCTCTTTTTCTATATGAAAAATCTGAGGTGTAAACTTACCAATAAGTTCGTCTGCAATATACCCCAACATTTTTTCAGCACCATGATTGAAATCAGTTATTGTTCCTTCGGTATCAGTGCTAATGATGGCAACAAGTGTACTAGCATCCAAAATTGCTTGGTTTTTTGCCAAAGCTATCTTTAATTTTTGTTCAACTAACTTCCATTCAGTGATATCTATAATTTGAGATACAAAATAAAGAACCTTTCCTTCATCATTTTTTACCATAGAAACTGCTAAAATGGCGTATACAATGTTACCATTTTTATGGAAATATCGTTTTTCCATTTGGTAAAACATTCGTTTGTCAGCAACGAGCTCTTCTAAATATGTTAAATCTGCATTTAAATCATCTGGATGCGTGATGTCTTGAAACGTGAGCAACATGAGTTCTGCTTCCGTATATCCGAGAATATCACAAACACGTTTGTTTACCCTGAGCCATTTTCCATTTTCATCCAGTAAAGCCATCCCAATGGCTGCGTTATCAAAATTTCCACGGAAGGCAGCTTCCGTCGCACGAAGTTCTCTTTCTATTTTTTTGATCTCACTGATGGCTTGGTTGGATCCAAATACAGACAAGGTGGATTCATTCGGACTACGTCCTTGTAAAATCAATTCACTCATCGGTATTTCTTTTGTTCTTTGGTCGATTAAATCCGCAGTTCTCTTTGTAATTTCTTCCAGTAGTCTGATCTGGGTTTCTTTTAATTTTTTAGATTTCTCATCGAAAATAACGAGGTAACCCAAAACCACTCCTTCCTTTTCCTTTTGCACTAACGGAATTCCAATATAAAATTGGATAGGAGCGATTAAGGATGAAGGGTTTACTATGAAATTTGATTTTGGTTCTAGATTTTCAAAGATAACAATGTCTTTTGTTTCACCGAGTAATTCTGCAGAAAAAGATATAAATATGGAGTTTTGATCTGGTAAAATTCCATATTCGGCCATCGGCATTTGTTCATTTTCTTCTAAAGCGGTGATCAGAGAAATTTTTGAATCAGTAACTTGAGCTGCAAGTTTTGCCAAAAAATAAAATTCATTTATGTCCAATAAAACAACTTCCTAATGTTCCAAAGATTCTGATCAGAATCTTTTATTTGTTTTTAAGGTTTTGCTGTGAATACTTGTACAGCTTTCACCTTGTCTATATCATAAAACTTTTTGTCTTTGTAAAAGGAAGTTCCAGCACCCATATATGTGAATTCTGGATTGAGAATGTTCTTTCTGTGGCCTGGTGAATTAAACCAAGTTTCAACAACGGCTTTTGCCAGACTCAAATAAGTATGATTGGGAATGGGTGTTCCCGCTTTAGTATAACTGAAAAAAGCCCCACCGTTTTGAACAGGTGTGAATACGGCGCGGCCTCCTTGGTATTGAATTCCAAAGGAATTGATAATATTTTCTGCAGAATATGTATCAGAAATTCCCACCAAATCCAAACGATCTCGTAAAGTTTCTTTTCCATTCACTGTACTTGTATGTGAATAAAAATCATAAGTTACCATGTCTTGGGCATGTCCAAAAGCGGCTTGTTCACATTTTTCTGAATACTTAAACGGACGTAGGCCTAGATTTTTTCTTTCTTTAGAACTTACATAAAAAATAGCAGCATTTAACAATGGATAATCGACTTTTGCAAAGTCAATATTTGTATTTGCCGGTGCATAAGAAGGAAATGTATCTTCTGTAAACACATCATACTGTTCTACCTTCCATTTATCAGATTCTGGAAGTTCTCTACCATCTTCGATACTTTCTAAAAATGCTAAATTAGGATCTTGTGCTTCGACCACTTTTTCTACTGGCTCTGGTTTTTTAACTTCAACCACGGGAGCTTTTTTGACTTCGGGAGTTTTACAAACAAAGGCAAAGGAACAAAAAACAAAAATGATGGTTAAGGTTCGAAAACGAATTGAGGATTGGTTTGGTTTTGTAAAAAAGTTCATAAAATCTCCTATAAGTAACGATTGTAATCTTGCACCACATTGTGGATTAGATTCTTTTCTTTATTGAAATGAATTGTTTTCGCTTCTTTGATTCCTGCTTCCCAAATAAAAATAAAGGGTACTCCAAATAATGTAGAATGTTTTTGTCTGTACTTTTCGCGTCCCACAAGTTTATCATTTATATAAAAATCAGCATGAAGGACTCTTTCCTTAGAATAAATAGACGGTAACAATCCAGCAGTTCCTAACATAAACAAGGTGGAAATGGATGAGATCCAAAAATGTTCATATTCATTCACTTCGCTTGTGTACAAATCGATATGGTGATTGGCTCTGACACCATCAGATAAAACACGACCAAAATAACCCGTCTCCATTAGATACTTAGTATAAATAGACGTAATTTCTCGTTTGGTTTTATCATTTTCGGGAGTGGAAACTTTGATGGTAAGGATTGTTATTTGTTGTTTAAAGTCTGGTCTTGTGATGATGGGAACATCTTCACTCATATAATTATAACAAGAGGAAAGAAAAAATGAGACAAAAGCCGTGAAAAATAGCAGAAATCGGAAAGTTCGCATAATTCGAAAATAGAGTAATGGAACTAAAGGAGAGGAAAAGTCTTTTTTTTAAAACTTAGAAAAATCGACGATGCCCAATATATGTAAAATCAGGCCTCCAAGAGTCACAAACAAGATCCAAGCAATGATGGAAATGATGCCACCTACCTTTAACATCTCAAAACTTTTGATGCCACCATAACTAAAGGCCAATGCATTGGGTGGAGTGGACACAGGGAGTGGCATTGCAAGGGAAGCGCCGATGGTAGCACCAATTGCCGCAGGCAAAATGAGATGAGTTGGCAAACCCATGGTAATAGGAAGGATAAGATTGGCAACACTGGTATTACTGAGGAAACAAGAAAGCCCAAGTGATAGGATAGAAAAAAACAAAAACAAACCCAATTGATTTGAATCACCTAACATAAAAATTTCGACAAAATGTTTTGCAAGACCTGTTTCTTCAAAAGCTTTTCCGAGAGCAATTCCCCCTCCCATGAGAATCAAAACATCCCAAGACAAGTTCCGGAATTCTTTTAGGTCTAAAAGTCGAAATCCAAAAAATACAATGATGGGAAATAGAGCAACAGTTCCGTTAGAAAATCCATGTAGGTCAGAACTGATCCAACCTAAAATGGTGATCGTAATGATACCCAAAGCAATCGAACGATCTCTCTTCGAAACTAATACACTGGAATCAGAAATTTGAATTGATGCGATAGAAAGTTCTGATTTGTCCTTTTTTAAATACACAATGTACAAAAGTATAGCAAGTGCCAATACAGAAAGGATGAACACTGGAAAGGCAAAGGCCATCCAGTTTAAAAATCCAATTTCCAATCCTCTTTCTTGTAAATATCCAATTCCAATCACATTGGGAAGTGTTCCCACAGGTGTTCCGATCCCACCTAGATTTGCAGAAAAAGGAACGATAAAAAGAAGTGATTTCCTTAAAGGATTGTTCTCTTCTAAGGATTTCATCATCGAAGAAACAAGACCAAGCATCATGGCAGCAGTAGCTGTATTGTTCATGAAACAAGATAAAAAACCTGTGGCAAAACCCAAAGAAAGCACAAGTAAAAAGGCTGAACCTTTCGTTTTTTGGATCACAAAACGAGCGATGGCAGAATCCAATCCATAAGATGTGATTGCTGAAGAAATGACAAAGCCACCTAAGAAGAGTAAAATGGTCTCAGAAAAATAACAAGAAAGGAAAGTAATCGTTTTTGGGGCACCTGGTCCCCAAGCGGGAATCAACCAGACCAATTCCAAAAATAAAACTAAAAAACCCGTGACATAGAGTGGAAAAAGTTCTGTCACCCAAAGGAAAGAAACTAGTAACGCAATGGCTAAATTGATCTCTTGTGGCCGAGTGAGACCGAGCCAGAGTTGATACCAGCCAAAGAAGGCAGGGATGACGGCAAGACTTGAAAATACAATACCAGCTCGAATCATTGTGACTTGACGATTTACACTCTCCTGATACTTTTTCGATAGACTCGAATCGTTTCAAGCAAACAAATAAAGTGAGATTTCCCCTCGATTCGTATTGTTAATTTTTTATGCAAATAGCCTATAACGACTTAAAACAAGCAGTTCTGGGAAGCGGCCCCATGGGTATCATCATCGCTTCCGTACTGGCACAGAAGTTCGACCCCATCACTCTCTGGATTCCTGACAAAGAATTGGTAGAGGTTCTAAAGAAACGACGCCAAACAGAGATTATGGGAAAGACAATTGATCTTCCTGATCATATCGACATAGTTTCCAGTTTGGATGCTTTCGGACGGGATGATTGGGTTTTCCATGTGGCAGTTCCTTCTAGGTCTTTTTTGGACAGTGTCCACGCCCTTTTGGAAGTTTTAGAACCTACCAATAGTTATGTTTTTTCTTTTTTAACAAAAGGAATTCTGGATTCTAAAAACAGAAAAAAAACAGGATTCATTACTTATTCGCAATACTTACAAAATTATTTAAAAGAAAGAAATTTTTCAAACGCATCCGTTGCCGTTGTCAATGGCCCATCACTACTCGGGGAAATCTTAGAGGAAAAGTTTAGTTTTTTTAATATTGGATCTTATGAAAAAGAAACCTCTGCGTTTCTTGCAGAGGTTCTTTCTTCGAATTTTATTAATACTTCTGTTACCGATGATGTTGTGGGAATGGAGATTGTGGGAGTTGCCAAAAACCCAATGGCCATTGCCAGTGGAATTGTTTCTCTTCTTCCCCGTTATGGTTCTAATTTACTTGGTGAAATTTTATCTGTAGGATTTCAAGAAGTAAGAGACCTTGCCATGCGTTATGGTGCAAGACCCGATACGGTGATGGGAAGATCAGGCCTTGCCGATTTTATCACAACAGCAACTAGTAACAAAAGTAGAAACCGAGGGTTTGGACAAAAAATTGTCGGCGAACTTTTGTCAGGTGGCGAAAAGTTAAGTATCAAAGA encodes:
- a CDS encoding SLC13 family permease, with amino-acid sequence MIRAGIVFSSLAVIPAFFGWYQLWLGLTRPQEINLAIALLVSFLWVTELFPLYVTGFLVLFLELVWLIPAWGPGAPKTITFLSCYFSETILLFLGGFVISSAITSYGLDSAIARFVIQKTKGSAFLLVLSLGFATGFLSCFMNNTATAAMMLGLVSSMMKSLEENNPLRKSLLFIVPFSANLGGIGTPVGTLPNVIGIGYLQERGLEIGFLNWMAFAFPVFILSVLALAILLYIVYLKKDKSELSIASIQISDSSVLVSKRDRSIALGIITITILGWISSDLHGFSNGTVALFPIIVFFGFRLLDLKEFRNLSWDVLILMGGGIALGKAFEETGLAKHFVEIFMLGDSNQLGLFLFFSILSLGLSCFLSNTSVANLILPITMGLPTHLILPAAIGATIGASLAMPLPVSTPPNALAFSYGGIKSFEMLKVGGIISIIAWILFVTLGGLILHILGIVDFSKF